The following is a genomic window from Staphylococcus capitis subsp. capitis.
TACATATAAAAGGAGTTTACTCATGAAAAGTTTAGAAAAAGGATTTAGACATTTATCTCGAGAGGATAAATTAAAGCAATTAGTCGAGTATGGATGGCTCAATACTGATAATTATGATTCATTACTTAGTCATCCTCTTATTAATGAAGAAGTGGCAAATAGTTTGATTGAGAATGTAATTGGTCAAGGAACTCTACCAGTTGGACTATTACCTAAAATTATTGTTGATGATAAAGAATATGTGGTGCCAATGATGGTTGAAGAGCCTTCAGTAGTGGCTGCCGCAAGTTATGGAGCGAGACTTGTTAACCAAAGTGGTGGCTTTAAAACAATCTCAAGTCAAAGATTAATGATCGGTCAAATTGTGTTTGACGATATTGAAGATACAGAACAATTATCTAAAGATATCCAAGCACTTGAACCACAAATACATCAAATTGCTGATGAGGCTTATCCATCCATTAAAGAACGTGGGGGCGGTTACCAACGTATTGAAATAGATACGTTCCCTGAGCAACATTTACTATCATTGAAAGTATATGTTGATACTAAAGATGCGATGGGCGCCAATATGTTAAATACAATTCTTGAAGCAATCACTGCTCATCTTAAAAACGAATTCCCTGAAAAAGATGTTTTAATGAGTATTTTATCTAATCACGCGACGGCTTCAGTAGTTAAAGTGCAAGGCGAAATAGATGTTAACGACTTAAATAGAGGTGAGAGAAGTGGCGAAGAGGTAGCACACCGTATGGAACGTGCCTCAGTATTAGCTCAAGTTGATATTCATCGTGCAGCTACTCACAACAAAGGTGTAATGAATGGTATTCACGCAGTAGTTCTTGCTACAGGTAACGATACAAGAGGTGCTGAAGCGAGTGCACACGCATATGCTAGTCGTGATGGTCAATATAGAGGAATTGCGACATGGAAATATGATAAAGAACGTGGAAAATTAATCGGTACAATTGAAGTACCTATGACCTTGGCGATTGTGGGTGGTGGCACGAAGGTATTACCTATTGCAAAAGCTTCGCTCGATTTACTCAATGTAGCGTCAGCCCAAGAGTTAGGTCATGTTGTAGCTGCAGTCGGTTTAGCTCAAAACTTTTCAGCTTGTCGTGCGCTTGTATCAGAAGGTATACAGCAAGGACATATGAGCTTACAATATAAATCATTAGCAATTGTTGTTGGAGCACAAGGTGAAGAAATTGCTAAAGTTGCGGAAGCATTGAAACATGAAACACGCGCTAATACAGCTAAAGCTAAAGAAATTTTAGAAAAATTACGTCAATCATAATTAAAAAGCCATCAAACGGGTAATGAATTCCATAAGTAAATGTTGATATGGTTTCATACTTGTTTGATGGCTTATTTTATATTAATAAATATAATTATAATGACGTGCTGATGATTTACTAATAATACGTGTTCCGTAACCTAAAGGAACATTATAATTATACTCTGAGATTTTAATGCTTCCACTATTGTATACTTTCTCTACAATTGCCACGTGCCCATAATAACCTGCAGTAGATTGCATAACAGCGTATTTTTTTGGTTTGTGTCCCGTTGAGTAACCTGAGCGGCGTGCGTTGTAGTACCAGTTCCTAGCATTTCCCCATCTATTAGAAACAGGCTTTCCTAATTGAACTCGACGTTTATAGGCCCACCAAGTGCATTGATGTTTGCTGTAATAATTATATGAAGCAGCGTGTGATACGTGCGTATGTTCTATAGTTTGATATGTTAAAGTTCCAGTGAACATGATTCCAGTAGCGATAATAATACGTGATAATAATTTTTTAAGTTTCATTGCTTCTCCCCAAAAAATGTATTTTTTTAACCGTATATATAATAATCTTTAAAAATACGTAATACAATATAAGAAACGAATTGTACAAGCAAATGTAATGTTCTTGAAATATTGTATTTCTTTTTGTAATAAAGTTAATATTGTATGCAATTTACAATGAAAAAGACGCCCCGTAGGACGTCTTGCGAGATGATTAACTCCATGCATTCATGTATAAAGAATATGTTAAACGTAATGTATTAACGGTCATTATACATTTTGGGTGAATTGGTTGAAAACAGCAAGTGCGCGTTTGATCACTGTCACAGGTATGTTTTCAGGACATGGATTATTTCGAAAATATGTCAATATTTCGCTATGGCTCTTCACTTCTTTAGGAAAATTGATATCTTGATTAATCCAATCAACCAATTCACCTAACGGTGTGTCATCACCATGGAAACTTTGCATAAATTCGTAAAAGCTCAATTCCTCGCCTCAAAAAATGTAATATGAGCCACAGATATTGTAACATATTTTAATTATTTAAAAATACTTGTTAATTAAGAATTTTGACTATGCAATTCTTTTAGGAAAATTATTAATCGCTAAAAAGGTCAATCATATTGTATAATTAATATATTATTTATAAAAAAGGGGGATATGCGTGGACATTAAACACATGAAATATTTCGTCGAAGTAGTAAAACAAGGTGGAATGACAAAGGCATCTAAATCTTTATACATCGCTCAGCCTACAATAAGTAAAGCAATTAAAGATATCGAAGCAGAAATGGCTGTCCCCTTATTCGACAGAAGTAAAAGAAATTTAGTACTTACAGATGCTGGGAAAATTTTCTTCAATAAATGTAAAGAAATTATTTCTTTATATGATAACTTGCCTACAGAAATTAATAGTCTGTATGGGTTAGAAACAGGGCATATTAACATTAGTATGTCTGCAGTTATGAGTATGCGTAAGTTTATAGGGGTTTTGGGTGATTTTCATCAATTATATCCAAATATTACTTATAATCTTATCGAAAGTGGAGGGAAAACCACAGAGAACCTCATCTTAAATGATGAAGTGGATATCGGTGTAACGACTTTACCGGTCGATCATCATTTATTTGAATCTATTTCACTCAATAAAGAAGATTTAAGAGTAGTATTATATAGGGAACATCCATTAGCTTATAAAACTAAAATTAAGATGGAAGAACTCGCTGAAGAGAATTTTATACTATTTAATGAAGATTTTTATTTGAATGATAAAATTATCGAAAATGCTAAAAACGCTGGGTTCGTTCCTAATATGGCTTCTCAAATTTCACAATGGAACGTTATCGAGAATCTCATCATCAATAAGTTAGGAATTACAATATTACCCGCAACTATCTCAGAGTTATTAAATGATGATGTGAAAATGATTCAACTCGAAAATGCTAATACAGAATGGGAACTTGGGGTAGTGTGGAAAAAAGATAAGCGTTTAAGTCATGCGACAAATAAATGGATAGAGTTCTTAAAAGAAAAATTGACTGAACAAAAGTAGAGTAATATGTTCGCCTCAATTGTAATTGATTATTAAGACTACAATAGCCAGTTCATATCTTTTATTTATGATTTGGCTATGAGTCATCATAAATTTGTGTTTTTACGTTACAAACCAATGCTAATAACAGTTGGTGATTAAGAACTTAAGAATTGAGGATGATATGTAAACGATTTCATAGATTAGAGGAATAGAAAACATTCTTAAAATGTATTTTTACTATAGAAGAGTCAGTATTATAATAGTAAATAACACTGAAAAAAGTTAGTAACAATTTAGACACAATTTGATAGAAAGGGATGTTGACTATGTATAGGGCTAAATTTTTGGTTAAGTTAGTACTTCAACTTGCACTGATATTACTGATTACCTATATAGGAACAGAAGTGCAGAAATTATTACACATTCCACTAGCAGGTAGTATAGTTGGTTTAATATTGTTCTTCTTACTTTTACAGTTTAAGATTATTCCAGAAAGTTGGATTGATGTAGGGGCTAATTTCTTACTCAAGACAATGGTATTTTTCTTTATCCCATCAGTGGTAGGTATTATGGATGTAGCTTCTGATATTACGTTAAATTATGTATTATTCTTTATCGTAATTATTATAGGTACATGTGTAGTTGCTTTATCTTCAGGCTTTATAGCTGAAAAAATGGTAGGAAAAGACAAAATAACTAAAGGGACAGATCAGTCATGAATGATTATTTACAAGCCGTTCTCATGATATTATTAACAGTCATTTTGTATTATGGTTCTAAGCGACTCCAAGATAAATATAAAAATCCATTATTAAACCCTGCGCTGATAGCATCAATTGGGATAATAATTATACTATTAGTTTTCGGAGTAAGTTACAAAGGGTATATGAAAGGTGGTACATGGATTAACCATGTATTAAATGCAACAGTCGTCTGTCTTGCTTATCCACTATATGAAAACAGACACAAAATAAAGAAATATCTGTCTATCATTTTTGCAAGCGTACTGACTGGTGTACTTCTTAATTTTGTGTTAGTATTTACAACGTTGAAAATCTTTGGTTATTCTAAAGACACGATTGTCACCCTGTTACCAAGATCAATCACTGCAGCAGTTGGTATTGAAGTTTCCCAAGAATTGGGAGGCACAGATACAATGACTGTACTCTTTATTATAACTACAGGTTTAATCGGCAGTATTTTAGGTTCAATGTTATTGCGTATGGGAGGTTTCAAATCCTCTATTGCTAGAGGATTAACTTATGGAAATGCTTCACACGCCTTCGGTACTGCAAAAGCATTGGAATTAGATATAGAATCAGGAGCATTTAGTTCTATTGGTATGATTCTTA
Proteins encoded in this region:
- a CDS encoding hydroxymethylglutaryl-CoA reductase, degradative, coding for MKDTYKRSLLMKSLEKGFRHLSREDKLKQLVEYGWLNTDNYDSLLSHPLINEEVANSLIENVIGQGTLPVGLLPKIIVDDKEYVVPMMVEEPSVVAAASYGARLVNQSGGFKTISSQRLMIGQIVFDDIEDTEQLSKDIQALEPQIHQIADEAYPSIKERGGGYQRIEIDTFPEQHLLSLKVYVDTKDAMGANMLNTILEAITAHLKNEFPEKDVLMSILSNHATASVVKVQGEIDVNDLNRGERSGEEVAHRMERASVLAQVDIHRAATHNKGVMNGIHAVVLATGNDTRGAEASAHAYASRDGQYRGIATWKYDKERGKLIGTIEVPMTLAIVGGGTKVLPIAKASLDLLNVASAQELGHVVAAVGLAQNFSACRALVSEGIQQGHMSLQYKSLAIVVGAQGEEIAKVAEALKHETRANTAKAKEILEKLRQS
- a CDS encoding CHAP domain-containing protein — encoded protein: MKLKKLLSRIIIATGIMFTGTLTYQTIEHTHVSHAASYNYYSKHQCTWWAYKRRVQLGKPVSNRWGNARNWYYNARRSGYSTGHKPKKYAVMQSTAGYYGHVAIVEKVYNSGSIKISEYNYNVPLGYGTRIISKSSARHYNYIY
- a CDS encoding sterile alpha motif-like domain-containing protein, with the translated sequence MSFYEFMQSFHGDDTPLGELVDWINQDINFPKEVKSHSEILTYFRNNPCPENIPVTVIKRALAVFNQFTQNV
- a CDS encoding LysR family transcriptional regulator, which encodes MDIKHMKYFVEVVKQGGMTKASKSLYIAQPTISKAIKDIEAEMAVPLFDRSKRNLVLTDAGKIFFNKCKEIISLYDNLPTEINSLYGLETGHINISMSAVMSMRKFIGVLGDFHQLYPNITYNLIESGGKTTENLILNDEVDIGVTTLPVDHHLFESISLNKEDLRVVLYREHPLAYKTKIKMEELAEENFILFNEDFYLNDKIIENAKNAGFVPNMASQISQWNVIENLIINKLGITILPATISELLNDDVKMIQLENANTEWELGVVWKKDKRLSHATNKWIEFLKEKLTEQK
- a CDS encoding CidA/LrgA family protein, which translates into the protein MYRAKFLVKLVLQLALILLITYIGTEVQKLLHIPLAGSIVGLILFFLLLQFKIIPESWIDVGANFLLKTMVFFFIPSVVGIMDVASDITLNYVLFFIVIIIGTCVVALSSGFIAEKMVGKDKITKGTDQS
- a CDS encoding LrgB family protein, with amino-acid sequence MNDYLQAVLMILLTVILYYGSKRLQDKYKNPLLNPALIASIGIIIILLVFGVSYKGYMKGGTWINHVLNATVVCLAYPLYENRHKIKKYLSIIFASVLTGVLLNFVLVFTTLKIFGYSKDTIVTLLPRSITAAVGIEVSQELGGTDTMTVLFIITTGLIGSILGSMLLRMGGFKSSIARGLTYGNASHAFGTAKALELDIESGAFSSIGMILTAVISSVLIPILILVFY